In Collimonas arenae, a single genomic region encodes these proteins:
- the nusG gene encoding transcription termination/antitermination protein NusG: MSDSTQNDAQATPPAVTPSAPAGKKRWYVVHAYSGMEKSVQRALAERITRAGMDEQFGQILVPTEEVIEVKNGQKAVTERRFFPGYVLVEMEMTDETWHLVKNTNKVTGFIGGKSNKPTPIPQHEVDKIMQQMQDGIEKPRPKVLYEVGELVRIKEGAFTDFNGNVEEVNYEKSRVRVTVTIFGRATPVELEFDKVEKV, encoded by the coding sequence ATGAGCGATAGCACACAAAACGATGCGCAAGCAACGCCGCCTGCTGTAACGCCTTCGGCGCCAGCGGGCAAAAAGCGCTGGTATGTGGTGCATGCTTATTCCGGTATGGAAAAGAGCGTGCAACGCGCGCTTGCCGAGCGTATTACACGCGCTGGAATGGATGAGCAGTTTGGTCAGATCCTGGTGCCGACTGAAGAAGTGATTGAAGTTAAGAATGGCCAGAAGGCGGTTACCGAACGTCGTTTCTTCCCGGGCTATGTCCTGGTTGAGATGGAAATGACGGACGAAACCTGGCATCTGGTAAAGAACACCAACAAGGTAACCGGTTTCATCGGCGGCAAGTCGAACAAGCCTACGCCGATTCCGCAGCATGAAGTCGACAAGATCATGCAGCAGATGCAAGACGGTATTGAGAAGCCGCGGCCTAAGGTTCTGTATGAAGTCGGTGAGCTGGTGCGTATCAAGGAAGGTGCTTTCACCGACTTCAACGGTAATGTCGAAGAAGTGAACTACGAAAAATCGCGCGTGCGCGTGACCGTCACCATTTTTGGCCGCGCCACACCGGTAGAGCTGGAATTCGACAAGGTCGAAAAGGTTTAA
- the rpoB gene encoding DNA-directed RNA polymerase subunit beta, whose amino-acid sequence MHYSFTEKKRIRKSFAKRANVHHVPFLLATQLESYLGFLQADKVPSQRKNEGLQSAFTSIFPIVSHNGFARLEFLSYVLGDPPFDVKECQQRGLTFASPLRAKVRLVILDKESPTKPVVKEMKEQEVYMGELPLMTTTGSFVINGTERVIVSQLHRSPGVFFEHDRGKTHSSGKLLFSARIIPYRGSWLDFEFDPKDILFFRVDRRRKMPVTILLKAIGMSVEQILANFFVFDNFALRNEGAEMEFVAERLRGEVARFDITDKAGKVLVAKDKRINSKHVRDVEAAGIKHISVPEDYLLGRVLARNIVDGDTGEVVANANDELTEELLAKLREADISDIQTLYTNDLDQGSYISQTLRSDDTNDQMAARVAIYRMMRPGEPPTEDSVEALFNGLFYNADRYDLSAVGRMKFNRRIGRDELTGAMTLSNEDVLAVIKILVELRNGRGEVDDIDHLGNRRVRCVGELAENQFRAGLVRVERAVKERLGQAEADNLMPHDLINSKPISAAIREFFGSSQLSQFMDQTNPLSEITHKRRVSALGPGGLTRERAGFEVRDVHPTHYGRVCPIETPEGPNIGLINSLALYARLNEYGFLETPYRKVEDSKVTDQIDYLSAIEEGRYIIAQANATIDKSLKLSDELVSAREAGETILVSPERVQYMDVAPGQVVSVAASLIPFLEHDDANRALMGANMQRQAVPCLRPEKALVGTGIERTVAVDSGTTVQALRGGIVDYVDAGRVVIRVNDEEATAGEVGVDIYNLIKYTRSNQNTNINQRPIVQVGDRVAKHDVIADGASTDLGELALGQNMLVAFMPWNGYNFEDSILISEKVVADDRYTSIHIEELSVVARDTKLGAEEITRDISNLAENQLARLDESGIVYIGAEVEAGDTLVGKVTPKGETQLTPEEKLLRAIFGEKASDVKDTSLRVPSGMVGTVIDVQVFTREGIQRDKRAQQIIDDELQRYRLDLNDQLRIVEGDAFERLERMLIGKVVNGGPKKLAKGTKLTKEYLADLDKYHWFDIRPADDDAAVALEAIKESIAEKRHQFDLAFEEKRKKLTQGDELQPGVQKMVKVYLAVKRRLQPGDKMAGRHGNKGVVSRILPIEDMPHMADGTPADIVLNPLGVPSRMNIGQVLEVHLGWAAKGLGLRIGEMLKAQTKIAELRKFLNTIYNESGKTEDLDAMSDEEILHLADNLKLGVPFATPVFDGAHEDEIRRMLDLAYPDAIAKQLGMTPSKNQVTMYDGRTGEAFERNVTVGYMHYLKLHHLVDDKMHARSTGPYSLVTQQPLGGKAQFGGQRFGEMEVWALEAYGASYVLQEMLTVKSDDVNGRTKVYENLVKGDHVIDAGMPESFNVLLKEIRSLGIDMDLDRE is encoded by the coding sequence ATGCACTACTCATTTACTGAGAAGAAGCGTATTCGTAAATCCTTTGCGAAACGCGCTAACGTTCACCACGTTCCGTTCCTGCTGGCGACCCAGCTCGAGTCGTATCTTGGCTTTTTACAAGCAGACAAAGTACCGTCTCAACGTAAGAATGAGGGCCTTCAATCGGCTTTCACTTCTATTTTCCCTATCGTTTCGCACAATGGTTTTGCGCGTCTCGAGTTCCTGTCCTACGTTCTCGGCGATCCGCCGTTCGACGTCAAGGAATGCCAACAACGTGGATTGACGTTCGCGTCGCCTCTGCGTGCCAAGGTACGCCTGGTGATTCTGGATAAAGAATCGCCGACCAAGCCGGTCGTCAAGGAAATGAAAGAACAAGAAGTCTACATGGGCGAATTGCCGCTCATGACGACTACCGGTTCGTTCGTTATCAACGGCACCGAGCGCGTCATCGTATCGCAGCTGCATCGCTCGCCAGGCGTGTTCTTTGAACATGACCGCGGCAAGACGCACTCGTCCGGCAAATTGCTGTTCTCCGCACGTATCATTCCTTACCGCGGTTCATGGCTCGACTTCGAATTCGACCCGAAAGACATCCTGTTCTTCCGCGTCGACCGTCGCCGCAAGATGCCAGTCACAATCCTGCTGAAAGCGATCGGCATGTCGGTCGAGCAGATCCTGGCCAATTTCTTCGTGTTCGACAACTTCGCGTTGCGTAACGAAGGCGCAGAGATGGAATTCGTTGCAGAACGCCTGCGTGGCGAAGTCGCGCGTTTCGACATCACCGACAAAGCCGGCAAGGTCCTGGTCGCTAAAGACAAGCGTATCAATTCCAAGCACGTGCGTGACGTGGAAGCTGCAGGCATCAAGCATATCTCGGTACCGGAAGACTATCTGCTGGGCCGCGTATTGGCGCGCAACATCGTTGACGGCGACACAGGCGAAGTGGTCGCCAATGCCAACGACGAGTTGACGGAAGAATTGCTGGCCAAGCTGCGTGAAGCGGATATCAGCGATATCCAGACCCTGTACACCAACGATCTGGACCAAGGTAGCTACATCTCGCAAACACTGCGTAGCGATGACACCAATGACCAGATGGCCGCCCGCGTTGCGATCTATCGCATGATGCGTCCAGGCGAACCGCCAACCGAAGATTCGGTTGAGGCGCTGTTCAACGGTCTGTTCTACAACGCTGACCGTTACGATCTGTCGGCTGTCGGCCGCATGAAGTTCAACCGCCGCATTGGCCGCGACGAACTGACTGGCGCCATGACGCTGTCGAACGAAGACGTGCTGGCTGTGATCAAGATCCTGGTGGAATTGCGTAACGGCCGCGGCGAAGTGGACGATATCGATCACTTGGGTAACCGTCGTGTGCGTTGTGTCGGCGAACTGGCCGAGAACCAGTTCCGTGCCGGTCTGGTGCGCGTTGAGCGTGCAGTCAAGGAACGCCTCGGCCAAGCCGAAGCGGACAACCTGATGCCGCACGACCTGATCAATTCCAAGCCGATTTCGGCCGCTATCCGTGAATTCTTCGGTTCGTCGCAGTTGTCGCAGTTTATGGACCAGACCAACCCGCTGTCGGAAATCACCCACAAGCGCCGTGTATCGGCACTTGGACCGGGCGGTTTGACCCGTGAGCGCGCTGGCTTTGAAGTCCGCGACGTGCATCCGACCCATTATGGCCGCGTATGCCCGATCGAAACGCCTGAGGGACCGAACATTGGTCTGATCAACTCGCTGGCTTTGTATGCTCGCCTGAACGAATACGGTTTCCTCGAGACCCCGTACCGCAAAGTTGAAGACAGCAAGGTTACCGACCAGATCGACTATCTGTCGGCAATTGAAGAGGGCCGCTATATCATCGCCCAGGCGAATGCGACCATCGACAAGTCCCTGAAGCTGTCGGATGAACTGGTTTCTGCGCGTGAAGCAGGCGAAACGATCCTGGTATCGCCGGAACGTGTCCAGTACATGGACGTGGCGCCAGGCCAAGTGGTTTCGGTAGCGGCATCGCTGATCCCGTTCCTCGAACACGATGACGCGAACCGTGCATTGATGGGCGCCAACATGCAGCGTCAGGCAGTTCCATGCCTGCGCCCAGAGAAGGCATTGGTTGGTACCGGTATCGAACGTACCGTGGCAGTTGACTCGGGTACTACCGTGCAGGCACTGCGTGGCGGTATCGTTGACTACGTCGATGCAGGCCGCGTCGTTATTCGCGTGAATGACGAAGAAGCGACTGCCGGCGAAGTCGGTGTCGATATCTACAACCTGATCAAGTACACACGTTCCAACCAGAACACCAACATCAACCAGCGGCCGATCGTGCAAGTTGGTGACCGTGTCGCTAAGCACGACGTGATCGCCGACGGCGCATCGACCGATCTGGGCGAACTGGCTCTGGGTCAGAACATGTTGGTGGCGTTTATGCCATGGAACGGCTACAACTTCGAAGATTCGATCCTGATCTCCGAAAAAGTTGTTGCGGACGACCGCTACACTTCGATCCATATCGAAGAGTTGTCGGTAGTTGCTCGCGACACCAAGCTGGGCGCTGAAGAAATCACCCGCGACATCTCCAACCTGGCCGAAAACCAGTTGGCGCGTCTGGATGAATCCGGCATCGTTTACATCGGTGCTGAAGTCGAAGCCGGCGATACGCTGGTCGGTAAGGTGACGCCTAAGGGGGAAACCCAGCTGACGCCAGAAGAAAAGCTGCTGCGCGCGATCTTCGGCGAAAAAGCATCGGACGTAAAAGATACATCGCTGCGCGTGCCTTCCGGCATGGTCGGCACCGTGATCGATGTGCAAGTGTTTACCCGCGAAGGCATCCAACGCGACAAGCGTGCACAGCAGATCATCGACGACGAACTGCAACGCTATCGCCTGGATCTGAACGACCAGTTGCGTATCGTTGAAGGCGATGCCTTCGAGCGTCTGGAGCGTATGCTGATCGGCAAGGTTGTCAATGGCGGGCCGAAGAAACTGGCCAAAGGCACCAAGCTGACCAAGGAATACCTGGCAGACCTGGACAAATATCACTGGTTCGATATCCGCCCTGCGGACGACGATGCAGCGGTAGCGCTGGAAGCGATCAAGGAATCGATCGCCGAGAAGCGCCACCAGTTCGACCTGGCATTTGAAGAGAAGCGCAAGAAGCTGACCCAAGGTGATGAGCTGCAGCCTGGCGTGCAAAAAATGGTCAAGGTTTACCTGGCTGTTAAGCGCCGTCTGCAACCAGGCGACAAGATGGCCGGCCGTCACGGTAACAAGGGTGTGGTTTCGCGCATCTTGCCTATCGAAGACATGCCGCACATGGCAGACGGTACGCCGGCAGATATCGTGCTGAACCCGTTGGGCGTTCCATCGCGGATGAACATCGGTCAGGTTCTGGAAGTGCATCTGGGCTGGGCTGCCAAGGGTCTGGGTCTGCGTATCGGCGAAATGCTGAAGGCGCAAACCAAGATTGCCGAACTGCGCAAGTTCCTCAACACCATCTACAACGAATCGGGCAAGACCGAAGACCTGGATGCGATGAGCGACGAGGAAATCCTGCACCTGGCGGACAACCTGAAGCTAGGTGTACCGTTCGCAACGCCAGTGTTTGACGGTGCGCATGAAGATGAAATCCGCCGCATGCTGGATCTGGCTTATCCGGACGCCATCGCCAAGCAACTGGGTATGACGCCATCGAAGAATCAGGTCACGATGTATGACGGCCGTACCGGTGAAGCTTTCGAGCGTAACGTTACCGTCGGCTACATGCATTACCTGAAACTGCACCATCTGGTCGACGACAAGATGCATGCACGTTCCACCGGTCCTTATTCGTTGGTGACCCAGCAGCCGCTGGGTGGTAAAGCGCAGTTCGGTGGCCAGCGTTTCGGTGAGATGGAAGTTTGGGCATTGGAAGCTTACGGCGCGTCGTACGTGCTGCAAGAAATGCTGACAGTGAAGTCGGATGACGTAAACGGTCGTACCAAAGTGTATGAAAACCTGGTCAAGGGTGACCATGTAATCGACGCTGGCATGCCGGAATCCTTCAACGTGTTGTTGAAAGAAATCCGCTCGCTGGGTATCGACATGGATTTGGATCGCGAATAA
- the rplL gene encoding 50S ribosomal protein L7/L12: protein MAFDKDAFLSQIDTLTVMELNDLVKAFEEKFGVSAAAVAVAGGAGGGAAAAVEEQTEFTVVLSEIGANKVGVIKAVREITGLGLKEAKDLVDGAPKPVKEGVSKADAEAAQKKLVEAGAKADIK, encoded by the coding sequence ATGGCTTTTGACAAAGACGCATTCCTGTCACAAATCGACACATTGACAGTTATGGAATTGAATGACCTGGTTAAGGCATTCGAAGAGAAGTTTGGCGTTTCGGCAGCTGCAGTTGCTGTTGCTGGCGGCGCAGGCGGCGGTGCAGCTGCTGCTGTTGAAGAGCAAACTGAGTTCACCGTTGTTCTGTCGGAAATCGGCGCGAACAAGGTTGGCGTAATTAAGGCTGTTCGCGAAATCACTGGTCTGGGCTTGAAAGAAGCTAAAGACCTGGTTGACGGTGCACCGAAGCCAGTTAAAGAAGGCGTTTCGAAGGCCGACGCTGAAGCAGCACAGAAGAAGCTGGTTGAAGCTGGCGCAAAAGCTGACATCAAGTAA
- the rplK gene encoding 50S ribosomal protein L11: protein MAKKIIGFIKLQVPAGKANPSPPIGPALGQRGLNIMEFCKAFNAQTQGVEPGLPIPVVITAFADKSFTFVMKTPPATILIKKAAGITKGSAKPHTDKVGSITRKQAEEIATLKKPDLTGADLEAGVRTIAGSARSMGITVEGL from the coding sequence ATGGCAAAGAAAATCATTGGTTTTATCAAGCTGCAAGTTCCAGCTGGTAAAGCAAACCCATCCCCACCGATTGGTCCAGCACTGGGTCAGCGCGGTTTGAACATCATGGAATTCTGTAAGGCATTTAATGCCCAGACCCAAGGTGTTGAACCAGGTCTGCCAATTCCAGTCGTGATCACCGCGTTCGCTGACAAGTCCTTCACTTTCGTGATGAAGACTCCTCCAGCAACGATCCTGATCAAGAAAGCTGCTGGCATCACTAAGGGTTCGGCTAAGCCGCATACCGACAAAGTCGGTTCGATCACCCGTAAGCAAGCAGAAGAAATCGCTACCTTGAAGAAGCCCGATTTGACTGGTGCTGATCTGGAAGCCGGCGTTCGTACTATCGCTGGTTCTGCTCGTTCGATGGGCATCACGGTGGAGGGTCTGTAA
- the rplJ gene encoding 50S ribosomal protein L10 gives MSLNLNDKKAVVAEVSAKVANAQTIVVAEYRGIQVGHLTQLRANARTQGVYLRVLKNTLARRAVEGTAFADLASQMTGPLIYSISEDAVAAAKVINDFAKTNDKLVVKAGNFAGKSLDKAGVQALANIPSREVLLAQVVGMMQMPIAGFVRGLAALAAKKEAETTAA, from the coding sequence TTGAGTCTCAATCTGAATGACAAAAAGGCCGTAGTCGCTGAAGTCTCCGCAAAAGTAGCAAACGCGCAGACTATCGTTGTGGCCGAATATCGTGGCATCCAGGTTGGTCACTTGACCCAACTGCGCGCTAATGCGCGTACCCAGGGTGTGTATCTGCGTGTGTTGAAAAATACACTCGCACGTCGCGCCGTTGAAGGTACCGCGTTTGCCGACCTCGCCTCACAAATGACCGGCCCGTTGATCTATTCGATCTCCGAGGATGCCGTTGCTGCTGCAAAAGTCATCAATGACTTTGCAAAAACCAACGACAAACTGGTTGTTAAGGCAGGTAACTTCGCTGGCAAGTCGCTTGATAAAGCGGGTGTGCAAGCGTTGGCAAACATTCCAAGTCGCGAAGTTCTGCTGGCCCAGGTTGTGGGCATGATGCAGATGCCGATCGCTGGATTTGTGCGTGGTTTGGCTGCTCTCGCAGCGAAAAAAGAAGCCGAAACTACTGCTGCTTAA
- the rplA gene encoding 50S ribosomal protein L1, translating into MAKLTKRAKAIKAKVDRTKAYPFDNAVALIKECANAKFNESIDVSVQLGVDAKKSDQVVRGSVVLPAGTGKTVRVAVFASGEKAEQAKAAGADIVGMEDLAEQIKAGNMPFDIVIASPDTMRIVGTLGQILGPRGLMPNPKVGTVTPDVATAVKNAKAGQVQYRTDKAGIVHATIGRKSFSDAELKSNLLALIDALSKAKPATSKGVYLRKISMSSTMGAGVRVDQSTLAA; encoded by the coding sequence ATGGCTAAGTTAACTAAACGCGCAAAAGCGATCAAAGCTAAAGTTGATCGCACCAAGGCATATCCATTCGATAACGCTGTTGCGTTGATCAAGGAATGCGCTAACGCAAAATTCAATGAATCGATCGACGTATCCGTCCAACTGGGCGTTGATGCCAAGAAATCGGATCAAGTGGTTCGTGGTTCCGTCGTGCTGCCAGCAGGCACAGGCAAGACCGTTCGCGTTGCAGTATTTGCTTCCGGCGAAAAAGCCGAACAAGCTAAAGCTGCCGGCGCCGACATCGTTGGTATGGAAGACCTGGCTGAGCAGATCAAAGCCGGTAACATGCCTTTCGATATCGTGATCGCATCGCCAGATACCATGCGTATCGTTGGTACCCTGGGTCAGATCCTGGGCCCACGCGGCTTGATGCCAAATCCGAAGGTCGGTACTGTTACTCCTGACGTCGCTACTGCCGTCAAGAACGCAAAAGCCGGTCAAGTGCAATACCGTACCGACAAAGCCGGTATCGTTCACGCAACCATCGGTCGTAAATCGTTTAGCGATGCAGAACTGAAGTCCAACTTGTTGGCACTGATCGACGCATTGAGCAAAGCAAAGCCAGCCACCAGCAAGGGTGTATACCTGCGCAAGATCTCAATGTCTTCGACTATGGGCGCTGGCGTCCGTGTCGACCAGTCGACATTGGCTGCTTAA
- the secE gene encoding preprotein translocase subunit SecE — MSNHPVQTVGESGSKLKVILAVLAVVAGVVGFYFLSGQSGLVRTSALVAGLVVAVALAWTSTQGREFVGFAKEAVRETKKVVWPTRKEAMQITAIVFAFVLVMAIFLWGIDKLLEVLLYDVILGWKQ, encoded by the coding sequence ATGTCTAACCACCCTGTGCAAACTGTCGGCGAATCCGGCAGCAAGCTCAAAGTAATATTGGCAGTTTTGGCTGTCGTCGCCGGCGTTGTCGGCTTTTATTTTTTGTCGGGCCAGTCTGGTCTGGTGCGTACTAGTGCGCTGGTTGCCGGCTTGGTGGTAGCAGTCGCCCTCGCATGGACTTCGACTCAAGGCCGTGAATTCGTTGGTTTCGCCAAAGAAGCCGTCCGTGAGACAAAAAAGGTAGTCTGGCCAACCCGTAAGGAAGCGATGCAGATCACTGCCATCGTTTTCGCATTTGTGCTGGTGATGGCGATTTTCCTGTGGGGCATCGATAAGCTCCTTGAGGTCTTGTTGTACGACGTAATATTGGGTTGGAAACAATAA